In Vicinamibacteria bacterium, a genomic segment contains:
- the aroF gene encoding 3-deoxy-7-phosphoheptulonate synthase, protein MLVIMRKGSTKEQCDAVEDAIRRMGFTPLPVPGENRTAICITGNRGPVEAAFLNQLPGVLECIPVTKPYKLVSREVHPEDTIVDVSGVRIGSGATTLIAGPCSVETESRTLEVARRVQASGAQIFRAGAYKPRTSPYAFQGLGEEGLLTLKLVRDELGLPVVSEVMDTSLAEKVAEHVDMLQVGARNMQNFSLLKKLGELKRPVLLKRGISATLEEWLMAAEYLLAQGNPHVVLCERGVRTFNNHSRNTLDLNVVPLARMMTHLPVIVDPSHGVGRRERVRHLARAALAAGAHGLMMEVHTHPDTAYSDAQQTIDVETFEGIVEDAAVLRQLEPLFGR, encoded by the coding sequence ATGCTGGTCATCATGCGTAAGGGCAGCACGAAAGAACAGTGTGATGCCGTGGAAGACGCCATTCGGCGGATGGGCTTCACGCCTCTTCCCGTCCCGGGCGAGAACCGCACGGCGATCTGCATTACCGGGAACCGCGGACCGGTGGAGGCCGCCTTCTTGAACCAGCTGCCGGGTGTTCTCGAGTGCATTCCCGTCACCAAGCCTTACAAGCTCGTGAGCCGCGAGGTCCATCCCGAGGACACGATCGTCGACGTCTCGGGCGTTCGCATCGGGAGCGGCGCCACCACTCTCATCGCCGGGCCTTGCAGCGTAGAGACGGAGTCGCGCACGCTCGAAGTCGCCCGGCGCGTCCAGGCTTCAGGAGCTCAAATCTTTCGCGCGGGAGCCTACAAACCGCGCACGAGTCCGTACGCGTTTCAAGGCCTGGGAGAAGAAGGGCTTCTCACCCTGAAGCTGGTTCGCGACGAGCTGGGTCTTCCGGTGGTGAGCGAGGTCATGGACACCTCACTCGCCGAGAAAGTGGCCGAGCACGTGGACATGCTCCAAGTTGGTGCGCGCAACATGCAGAATTTCTCGCTCCTCAAGAAGCTGGGTGAGTTGAAGAGACCGGTGCTCTTGAAGCGAGGCATCTCGGCCACGCTCGAAGAATGGCTGATGGCGGCAGAATACTTGCTGGCCCAGGGGAACCCTCACGTCGTCCTCTGCGAGCGTGGGGTCAGGACGTTCAACAACCATTCGCGCAACACGCTCGATCTGAACGTCGTCCCCCTGGCGCGCATGATGACGCACCTTCCCGTCATCGTAGACCCCTCACACGGTGTGGGTCGGCGCGAGAGAGTGCGGCACCTGGCGCGAGCGGCCCTCGCGGCGGGCGCGCACGGATTGATGATGGAAGTGCATACGCACCCGGATACGGCCTACTCGGACGCCCAGCAAACCATCGACGTCGAGACGTTCGAGGGTATCGTGGAAGACGCGGCGGTATTGAGGCAGCTCGAGCCCTTGTTCGGTCGGTAA
- a CDS encoding phosphoribosylanthranilate isomerase has product MTPLVKICGLRCVEDAKLAVSLGATHVGAVRAPSSPRRASLGEARAIFDAVSGTAERVLVFKDVPLAVLVDEARTTRADAVQLYDHDDEVVRTLESEGLRVYRVYRVDPRFTALPEIAPEPSDERPAVLDVGGGGSGRAFDWGLLGERAPRATFIAGGIGPRNVRELMTRKPYGIDLATGVESAPGVKDEVKLREFFEEVSR; this is encoded by the coding sequence ATGACGCCGCTGGTGAAGATCTGTGGCCTGAGATGCGTCGAAGACGCGAAGCTCGCCGTCAGCCTCGGAGCGACCCACGTCGGCGCAGTGCGTGCGCCCTCGTCGCCTCGCCGCGCGAGCCTAGGGGAAGCTCGGGCAATCTTCGACGCGGTCTCGGGGACGGCCGAGAGAGTCCTCGTCTTCAAGGACGTGCCCCTCGCGGTCCTCGTCGACGAGGCACGAACGACCCGAGCCGACGCCGTTCAGCTGTACGACCATGACGACGAGGTCGTCCGCACCCTCGAGTCGGAGGGTCTCCGTGTCTACCGCGTCTACCGCGTCGACCCGCGCTTCACCGCTCTACCCGAGATCGCTCCCGAGCCGAGCGACGAGAGACCCGCGGTTCTCGATGTGGGGGGCGGGGGATCGGGCCGAGCGTTCGATTGGGGACTGCTGGGAGAGCGGGCGCCGCGCGCGACGTTCATCGCCGGCGGTATTGGACCGAGAAACGTCAGGGAGCTCATGACCCGAAAGCCCTACGGCATCGACCTCGCGACCGGTGTCGAGAGCGCTCCGGGCGTGAAGGACGAGGTCAAGCTGCGTGAGTTCTTCGAGGAGGTCTCTCGATGA
- the trpA gene encoding tryptophan synthase subunit alpha, giving the protein MTRSRVKRLLKTSPRVSPFLVIGDPTPQLSVELARAAVGAGADMIELGFPYSDPVADGPAIQAAAGRSLAGGTSTTQAIALLGRVHDAVPETPLNLLVYGNLVHARGFDRFCEEVALAGASTLLVPDIPLEESAVLKRACRKAGLGHVQLVGPLTSRERLARIDRFADSFVYLVAHQGVTGVRSGGFDAVEMLVARVANAVSNPLCLGFGLSKREQIERAFRAGARLAVVGSHLANVIGAVWADDQPGRDRMVVEAFSEALRTLTTPETGRKEEHAGHHA; this is encoded by the coding sequence GTGACTCGCTCCCGCGTCAAGCGCCTGTTGAAGACCTCGCCAAGGGTAAGCCCCTTTCTCGTAATCGGCGATCCGACCCCGCAGCTCTCGGTCGAGCTCGCACGGGCCGCGGTCGGGGCGGGCGCCGATATGATCGAGCTCGGCTTTCCCTACAGCGATCCCGTGGCCGATGGACCGGCGATTCAGGCCGCCGCCGGCCGCTCTTTGGCCGGGGGAACGTCCACAACCCAGGCGATCGCTCTTCTCGGCCGGGTGCACGACGCCGTCCCGGAAACGCCGCTCAATCTTCTCGTGTACGGGAACCTCGTTCACGCCCGAGGCTTCGATCGTTTCTGCGAAGAAGTCGCCCTGGCCGGCGCATCCACGCTCCTCGTTCCCGATATTCCGCTCGAGGAGAGCGCCGTGCTGAAGCGCGCCTGTCGCAAGGCGGGTCTCGGACACGTGCAACTCGTAGGGCCCTTGACATCGAGGGAACGACTCGCGCGGATCGATCGGTTCGCCGATAGCTTCGTCTATCTCGTCGCCCACCAGGGTGTCACCGGTGTTCGTTCCGGAGGATTCGACGCCGTGGAGATGCTGGTGGCGCGAGTGGCGAATGCGGTGTCGAATCCCCTGTGTCTCGGCTTCGGCTTGTCGAAACGAGAACAGATCGAAAGGGCGTTTCGCGCCGGGGCGCGTCTCGCCGTGGTGGGAAGTCATTTGGCCAATGTGATCGGCGCCGTCTGGGCCGACGACCAACCGGGGCGCGACCGGATGGTCGTGGAAGCCTTCTCCGAGGCTCTAAGGACGCTCACGACGCCGGAAACAGGAAGGAAAGAAGAACATGCTGGTCATCATGCGTAA
- the trpB gene encoding tryptophan synthase subunit beta, with amino-acid sequence MSTEVRPKVGAFGEYGGRYVPELLVPALDELERARREIVPSRAFQSELSRLLADWVGRPTPLMEAPAFSEACGLEVVMKREELLHGGAHKTNNVAGQALLTRYMGKKRVIAETGAGQHGCATAMAAARLGLEAVVYMGEKDIERQAPNVKRMELCGASVVSVRTGSRTLKDAINEALRDWTQNLETTHYLLGTVCGPHPFPKLVRDFQAIIGREARGQWRKRYRNLPDAVVACVGGGSNAMGIFHAFVRDEGVQLIGVEPGGRGIETREHGATLVAGRPGLLHGARTSVLQDDEGQILEAHSVSAGLDYPGVGPEHAYLRDIGRARYVAVTDEEALDAFERLSELEGIIPAFEPAHALAFLLKAVRENELRAGAHVLMNLCGRGDKDLETYFRFHAGRRGDS; translated from the coding sequence ATGAGCACCGAGGTCAGGCCCAAAGTGGGGGCCTTCGGGGAATATGGAGGTCGCTACGTTCCCGAGCTTCTCGTGCCCGCGCTCGACGAGCTCGAGCGCGCTCGCAGGGAAATCGTTCCTAGCCGCGCTTTCCAGAGCGAGCTTTCGCGGCTTCTCGCCGACTGGGTGGGTCGGCCCACTCCCTTGATGGAAGCCCCCGCGTTCTCCGAGGCCTGCGGGCTCGAGGTCGTGATGAAGCGTGAAGAGCTCTTGCACGGAGGTGCCCACAAGACGAACAACGTGGCCGGCCAAGCGCTGCTGACGAGATACATGGGGAAAAAACGCGTCATTGCCGAGACGGGTGCGGGTCAGCACGGCTGCGCCACGGCGATGGCCGCGGCCCGTCTGGGGCTCGAGGCGGTCGTTTACATGGGCGAAAAGGACATCGAGCGGCAGGCGCCGAACGTGAAACGCATGGAGCTCTGCGGCGCCTCGGTAGTCTCCGTGAGAACGGGCTCTCGGACACTGAAAGACGCCATCAACGAAGCGCTTCGCGACTGGACGCAGAACCTGGAGACGACGCACTACCTGCTGGGCACGGTCTGCGGACCCCATCCGTTTCCGAAACTCGTGCGCGACTTCCAGGCGATCATCGGGAGGGAGGCCAGGGGGCAGTGGCGGAAACGCTACCGGAATCTTCCCGATGCCGTCGTCGCCTGCGTCGGGGGCGGAAGCAATGCGATGGGAATCTTTCACGCTTTCGTACGCGACGAAGGCGTCCAGCTGATTGGCGTCGAGCCGGGAGGGCGCGGTATCGAAACGCGCGAGCACGGTGCGACGCTCGTCGCCGGACGGCCGGGGCTTCTCCACGGAGCGCGTACGAGCGTGCTCCAGGACGACGAAGGGCAAATCCTCGAAGCACACAGCGTTTCCGCGGGACTCGACTACCCGGGGGTGGGTCCCGAGCACGCTTACCTGCGCGACATCGGGCGGGCGCGCTATGTCGCCGTGACCGATGAGGAAGCACTCGATGCGTTCGAGCGGCTCTCCGAGCTCGAGGGTATCATCCCCGCGTTCGAGCCCGCCCACGCGCTCGCCTTCCTGTTGAAGGCGGTTCGCGAGAACGAGCTTCGCGCGGGCGCACACGTCTTGATGAACCTCTGCGGCCGCGGTGACAAGGATCTGGAAACGTATTTCCGCTTCCATGCGGGAAGGCGCGGGGACTCGTGA
- a CDS encoding 3-hydroxyacyl-[acyl-carrier-protein] dehydratase FabZ: protein MAAILDREQIEAILPHRHPFLFVDRVTEIEEGKRIVGELDVDETLRYLASWTPPAHLPVSVLAEAMAQVGAILALYEERNRGKPIYFRAIDEAEFPMRVALGSVVRVEAIVRRMRARFGSLSVTATVNGALVGRGVMSFALG, encoded by the coding sequence ATGGCCGCCATACTCGACCGAGAACAGATCGAGGCCATCCTGCCTCACCGTCACCCTTTTCTTTTCGTGGATCGCGTGACCGAGATCGAGGAAGGGAAACGGATCGTGGGAGAGCTCGACGTCGACGAGACGCTTCGCTACCTCGCCTCCTGGACCCCGCCGGCGCACCTGCCCGTGAGTGTGCTCGCCGAAGCGATGGCTCAAGTCGGCGCCATCCTGGCACTCTACGAGGAGCGGAATCGCGGAAAGCCGATTTACTTCCGCGCCATCGATGAAGCCGAGTTTCCGATGCGGGTGGCGCTGGGCTCCGTCGTGCGCGTCGAGGCCATCGTGCGGAGGATGCGGGCCCGTTTCGGAAGTCTCAGTGTCACCGCCACCGTGAATGGCGCGCTCGTGGGAAGAGGCGTAATGAGCTTTGCTCTCGGTTGA